One part of the Acidimicrobiales bacterium genome encodes these proteins:
- a CDS encoding FMN-binding glutamate synthase family protein, translating into MPEANDIKGVDTPVVDTNAATDVIGKSKIFTPEVINDIHVKAELGRYRMRGFSLFKKIPHWDELVFLPGTLTRFVIEGYREKCETKTVIGGRFAAKPLELDIPVYITGMSFGALSIEAKSALAKGASMAGTATCSGEGGMIPPERDLSTKWFYQVIQSRYGFNPHHLMLADAIEFFIGQGCKVGLGGHLMGQKVTEQVAEMRSLPAGIDQRSPARHPDWIGPDDLSLKIQEIREATNYQVPIQLKLGSSRVYDDVRMAAKCGPDSIYLDGAEGGTGAGPHLATEETGIPLMAAIPEARRALEDVGLADEVDLVVAGGIRNGGDVAKCLALGAKAVALGTAALMALNCNKHIEGVTDYEGTIGVPAGECYHCHTGRCPVGVATQDVELRARLDVDEAALRVYNYLHTLTMEVQLLARACGKTDIHSLEPEDLAALTHEASAMAKVPLAGTTYIPGVSEERALQEMKDMMAKQLAESGRN; encoded by the coding sequence ATGCCAGAAGCGAACGACATCAAGGGCGTGGACACGCCGGTGGTGGACACCAACGCCGCCACCGACGTCATCGGCAAGAGCAAGATCTTCACGCCGGAGGTCATCAACGACATCCACGTGAAGGCTGAACTGGGCCGCTATCGGATGCGGGGATTCTCACTATTCAAGAAGATCCCACACTGGGACGAGTTGGTGTTCCTTCCTGGAACGCTCACCCGCTTCGTGATCGAGGGCTATCGCGAGAAGTGCGAGACCAAGACGGTCATCGGCGGCCGGTTTGCCGCCAAGCCGTTGGAGTTGGACATTCCCGTCTACATCACCGGCATGAGCTTCGGTGCGTTGTCTATCGAGGCCAAATCGGCACTCGCCAAGGGCGCCTCGATGGCCGGCACGGCGACATGCTCCGGTGAGGGCGGCATGATTCCGCCCGAGCGGGACCTGTCGACGAAGTGGTTCTATCAGGTCATCCAGAGCCGTTACGGCTTCAACCCGCACCACCTGATGCTGGCCGACGCGATCGAGTTCTTCATTGGACAGGGTTGCAAGGTCGGCCTTGGTGGACACCTCATGGGCCAGAAGGTCACCGAGCAGGTGGCCGAGATGCGATCGCTGCCCGCTGGCATCGACCAGCGCTCTCCGGCTCGCCACCCCGACTGGATTGGGCCTGACGACTTGTCGCTGAAGATCCAGGAGATCCGTGAGGCCACCAACTACCAGGTACCGATCCAGTTGAAGTTGGGTTCGTCACGGGTGTACGACGACGTACGGATGGCCGCCAAGTGCGGTCCTGACTCGATCTATCTCGATGGCGCCGAAGGAGGTACCGGTGCTGGTCCACACCTCGCCACCGAGGAGACGGGCATCCCGTTGATGGCCGCCATCCCCGAGGCTCGGCGGGCGCTCGAGGACGTGGGCCTGGCCGATGAGGTCGACCTCGTGGTGGCCGGCGGCATCCGCAACGGTGGTGACGTGGCCAAGTGCCTGGCTCTGGGCGCTAAGGCAGTGGCACTCGGTACCGCTGCCCTGATGGCCCTGAACTGCAACAAGCACATCGAGGGTGTCACTGACTATGAGGGCACCATCGGAGTGCCTGCCGGCGAGTGCTACCACTGCCACACCGGTCGCTGTCCAGTGGGTGTGGCCACCCAGGACGTCGAGCTGCGGGCACGCCTTGACGTCGACGAGGCCGCCCTGCGGGTCTACAACTACCTCCATACATTGACCATGGAGGTCCAGTTGCTGGCCCGTGCCTGCGGCAAGACCGACATCCACAGCCTCGAGCCTGAGGATCTGGCTGCTCTCACCCATGAGGCGTCGGCCATGGCCAAGGTGCCGCTGGCGGGGACCACCTACATCCCGGGAGTCAGTGAGGAGCGTGCGCTTCAGGAGATGAAGGACATGATGGCCAAGCAGCTCGCAGAGAGCGGGAGGAACTGA
- a CDS encoding class II glutamine amidotransferase produces the protein MCGIAGIIHRDGSADIGAELTAMLQSMKHRGPDSTGYAMYGPPDDLVVVRFMLAEPNEVGGFGMDEKMERNRAEVEARLAKVGADLATIHTESGGYAFRATIRYGGDLKPLADYLEDIDGCEVLSLGNSLEIVKDLGDAESVHEQYQLDNLKGTHGIGHVRMATESDVDLASAHPYWAYPFADVSVVHNGQLTNYHVWRRRLERMGHRFQSECDSEIIAVYLAQQLENGMPLETAMKHSLDDFDGVFTYLVATGNELGVAKDEMAAKPLVLMETDDLVVMASEEMAIRALMGREVESRDPFEREVLTWQV, from the coding sequence ATGTGTGGCATCGCCGGCATCATCCATCGCGACGGCTCGGCCGACATCGGCGCCGAGTTGACCGCGATGCTCCAGTCCATGAAGCACCGGGGTCCCGACTCCACCGGTTACGCCATGTACGGCCCGCCCGACGACCTGGTCGTCGTACGGTTCATGCTGGCTGAGCCCAACGAGGTCGGTGGCTTCGGCATGGACGAGAAGATGGAGCGCAATCGGGCCGAGGTCGAGGCCCGCCTGGCCAAGGTCGGTGCAGACCTGGCCACCATCCACACCGAGTCCGGCGGCTACGCCTTCCGGGCCACCATCCGGTACGGCGGTGACCTGAAGCCGCTGGCCGACTATCTGGAGGACATCGACGGTTGCGAGGTGCTCTCGCTGGGCAACTCGTTGGAGATCGTCAAGGACCTCGGTGACGCGGAGTCGGTCCACGAGCAGTACCAGCTGGACAACCTGAAGGGCACCCATGGCATCGGGCACGTACGCATGGCGACCGAGTCAGACGTGGACCTGGCCAGCGCTCACCCCTACTGGGCCTACCCGTTCGCCGACGTATCGGTCGTGCACAACGGACAGCTCACCAACTACCACGTATGGCGCCGTCGTCTCGAGCGCATGGGCCACCGGTTCCAGTCCGAGTGCGACTCGGAGATCATTGCCGTTTACCTGGCCCAGCAACTGGAAAACGGCATGCCGCTGGAAACGGCCATGAAGCACAGCCTTGATGACTTTGACGGCGTATTCACCTACCTGGTGGCAACCGGCAACGAGTTGGGTGTGGCCAAGGACGAGATGGCGGCCAAGCCGCTGGTGCTCATGGAGACCGACGACCTGGTCGTCATGGCCTCCGAGGAGATGGCGATCCGGGCGCTGATGGGTCGTGAGGTCGAGAGCCGCGATCCGTTCGAGCGGGAGGTCCTGACGTGGCAGGTATGA
- a CDS encoding FAD-binding oxidoreductase, with the protein MSTTGKLPESVRYCIIGAGIHGLSTAWHLARELKARGAGSGDDILIIEKSAAGAGPSGIACGVVRNNYFQPAMRELMAHSVEVWDANAEAFEYHPVGYLQISYDEMSEDVATIHEQQKAIGYESEFIDGVDATRDHMLGIFDDWRATGVSSVLHEKKGGYAHNMATVNGLLAKVEAEGVNVVSDTVVTELAVNGGAVTHVVTSRGMVAVDHVVAAAGPWVPKLWEMLDLPDTTDIVSGDSTHTVPTWKFWALQEGTLDVDPGYLMNNAGTMPPVVHVDADAPLHDEDGNLLVDGKWGVYYKPDFNFGGVQGGYMPYPVDKPWRDVAIDPYGPASPDFVVGEDFRAVWAAALSHCQSRFEGKAHLMSQVPSGGIGAFTPDSFPVLDTFCENVYVIADSNHGFKMIGLGALVAKELCGATQALLEPFRYSRYALGNLHPESNSPYPWS; encoded by the coding sequence ATGAGCACCACCGGCAAGCTTCCCGAGTCGGTCCGGTACTGCATTATCGGTGCCGGTATCCACGGCCTGTCCACTGCTTGGCACCTGGCCCGCGAGTTGAAGGCCCGTGGCGCCGGCAGTGGTGACGACATCCTCATCATTGAGAAGTCCGCGGCGGGTGCCGGTCCGTCGGGCATCGCCTGCGGCGTGGTTCGAAACAATTATTTCCAGCCCGCCATGCGCGAGCTGATGGCTCATTCGGTCGAGGTGTGGGACGCCAATGCTGAGGCCTTCGAGTATCACCCGGTCGGCTACCTCCAGATTTCGTATGACGAGATGAGCGAGGACGTGGCGACAATCCACGAGCAGCAGAAGGCCATTGGATACGAGTCGGAGTTCATCGACGGTGTTGATGCCACCCGCGACCACATGCTGGGCATCTTCGACGACTGGCGTGCCACCGGTGTTAGCAGCGTGTTGCACGAGAAGAAGGGCGGCTACGCCCACAACATGGCCACCGTCAACGGACTGCTGGCCAAGGTGGAGGCCGAAGGCGTCAATGTCGTGTCCGACACCGTGGTCACCGAACTAGCCGTCAACGGTGGTGCCGTGACGCACGTGGTGACCAGCCGGGGCATGGTCGCCGTCGACCATGTGGTCGCCGCCGCGGGGCCGTGGGTACCGAAGTTGTGGGAAATGCTGGACCTGCCTGACACCACCGACATCGTGTCCGGCGATTCCACCCACACCGTGCCGACCTGGAAGTTCTGGGCCCTCCAAGAGGGGACGCTGGACGTCGATCCCGGTTACCTGATGAACAACGCCGGGACTATGCCGCCGGTCGTCCATGTGGATGCCGACGCACCCCTGCATGACGAGGATGGGAACCTGTTGGTAGATGGCAAGTGGGGCGTGTACTACAAGCCCGACTTCAACTTCGGTGGGGTGCAGGGCGGCTATATGCCCTACCCGGTCGACAAGCCATGGCGTGACGTGGCCATCGATCCTTACGGCCCAGCCAGTCCGGACTTCGTGGTCGGCGAAGACTTCCGGGCTGTGTGGGCCGCTGCGTTGTCGCACTGCCAGTCACGGTTCGAGGGCAAGGCCCACCTGATGAGTCAGGTGCCATCCGGCGGGATCGGGGCGTTCACCCCGGATAGCTTTCCAGTGCTGGACACCTTCTGTGAGAACGTCTACGTGATCGCTGACTCGAACCACGGCTTCAAGATGATCGGGTTGGGCGCACTGGTGGCCAAGGAACTCTGCGGCGCCACGCAGGCCCTGTTGGAGCCGTTCCGGTACAGCCGGTACGCCTTGGGCAATCTGCATCCGGAGAGCAACTCGCCGTATCCCTGGAGTTAG